The Anabas testudineus chromosome 14, fAnaTes1.2, whole genome shotgun sequence genome includes a region encoding these proteins:
- the arhgap32b gene encoding rho GTPase-activating protein 32 isoform X2 has product MEAGSGAAAAVGSAALGLLGATATSSHDILDRGLRPGRHLEDDDIVPELAHIHPRERPDWEETISAMARSAEIPELRAEPLMRSCSSSTASMKVKNVKKLCFTKGHFPKLAECAHFHYENVDFGTIQLSLEDEQCEVTRNGYESKELVYLVHIYCQGRSWIVKRSYEDFRVLDKHLHLCIYDRRFSQLPELPRLDSLTDQPESVSQMLLAYLSRLSAIADNKINCGPALTWMEVDNKGNHLLVHEESSINVPAIAAAHVIKRYIAQASDELSFEVGDIVSVIDMPPKEDTTWWRGKHGFQVGFFPSECVELINDKVPQSMTNSVPKPDLEMESVIQDSAWVADPLNHYSLSSVSKKHGKLITFLRSFMKSRPTKQKLKQRGILRERVFGCDLGEHLLNSGHDVPQVLKSCTEFIEKHGVVDGIYRLSGIASNIQKLRHEFDSEQIPDLTKDVYIQDIHCVGSLCKLYFRELPNPLLTYQLYEKFSEAVSAATDEERLIKIHDVIQQLPPPHYRTLEFLMRHLSRLAAFSYITNMHSKNLAIVWAPNLLRSKQIESACFSGTAAFMEVRIQSVVVEFILNHVDVLFSTKLSTLIREGAGHNSLSRPKSLLVSSPSTKLLSLEEAQARTQAQINSPVTEDSKYIEVGEGPAALQGKFHTVIEFPTERKRPPIKSKKSPVGSWRSFFNLGKSSSMSKRKLHRNPSEPNELKAMALAGGRGDTATLRSAKSEESLSSLHNVEGESKVYRPRRPRSSSDALSASFNGELLDSRQHCNSYDNLDATEDSDGDDGPICVPALISPPRSAGEDVDLSPPDIGMASLDFDPMSFQCSLPDTAYAFPLNDSPAGAEGSTIKRSPSSMCGKTNGSDLISASFLGSLTSHLSDFSLAAGENTESKKLTTSYSYTDKPTQAVSPIKCGKTTSLTPFATSELFSTETSDKNTAGQAVPPQPLSPPLIPKDSPPLMGSVLLRVAEPSLSEAFQMELHSKLAVFDSVDSRELKGEDGVQQVPAASSQEHQGLIDLDSSKDLAPRSLKCTAPAAAPPPPPPKNAARMLALALTESAQQVSIQSQSFELPTPGSPPQSLEASNIQDLPHSVVQHSSKEGAERGGSPPPNSTVITASSYPLPSSAQVKLQHLGLTSTITKPLDSAKSSTSIPGTQLDTESSPPATPLHKSMLSTSASQTFPTRKSPERQQAVATQVSLYCSSSSTTPATTPSGSCKDSGVLSQPITEVKPEETVLSPILPKPSEQLPPTVQKPQKQTVSLPQHQTQTQHQGQPQTQSQQQPQCHIQSHTPNFQPQTQMLSKASARVAPTSVEPVEKPWEAIKPVQPCTESAKHYDSYTPKPPAPPVRTIESKLATAALSQSEASYHMLGEDSEPCHLEDTLPHHPLSPRKSSTHQPPYPYHAKGEPVLIEPPGAAYYHQRPVPVGPQSIPHHYRPDSVPPHLSFVSKSEPQIPYSARVDNRYSTLGPRSYHHSIKSRGNPRSVYMSPGPGHQGYSHDRTHGYPTIRRVHSLHVPSTIRSVPIQRTEVPPDDDLFFYHRPVYQCKAYQQPPQQSSQADYHVTQLQPYFENGRVQYRYSPYSGSSPLEASYYDIDPYGSIRVRHLHTYGNRDPGVIAGRSGGKATGYHYLARHVLPPGKEHSFVSRDMPPSHGTKEAAAAYLAWDSEEAERLRIHSIRRESRARQKIKGPVLSQYDNVGLFAPADISGYETLHLRSKSDPGKAVLIATEGKDGRYLPRHMVSDPDVIMYMETDKHLQGSVVSDKSDGFAKQSTSKKCQSSHSLPTTLSHSLSHQLESGRPEAKYETGDDKVGGDGSRSKHWQQEYSNKRNFQPRYDCPDSDHHQNKLKTSSGYHGADEQPSAPREQNTRSKPERSHSVREQQHYNQGKLDLDRDYSHQKQSTKTVQSHYDNLDDYHPVPQPQAPVQKRGGSGSYPTPGFTVSQSNRAYSTALGQGAFIQTDLAMQRPETELRTE; this is encoded by the exons TTGTCTCTTGAGGACGAACAGTGTGAAGTGACACGGAATGGCTATGAGTCTAAGGAGCTGGTGTACTTAGTTCATATTTACTGCCAG GGTCGAAGCTGGATTGTGAAGCGCAGCTATGAAGATTTCCGTGTCCTGGACAAGCACCTTCACCTCTGCATTTATGACCGCCGCTTCTCACAGCTGCCTGAGCTGCCTCGATTGGACAGTCTGACTGATCAGCCAGAG TCAGTTTCTCAGATGTTGTTAGCCTACCTCTCCCGGCTCTCAGCCATTGCTGACAACAAAATCAACTGTGGTCCTGCCCTCACGTGGATGGAG GTTGACAATAAGGGGAATCATCTGTTGGTCCATGAAGAGTCGTCGATCAACGTGCCAGCTATTGCTGCCGCTCACGTCATCAAGCGGTATATCGCCCAGGCCTCAGACGAGCTGTCCTTTGAG GTTGGCGACATTGTGTCAGTGATTGACATGCCTCCTAAAGAAGATACCACGTGGTGGAGGGGCAAACATGGCTTTCAG GTTGGCTTCTTTCCCAGCGAGTGTGTGGAGCTCATAAATGATAAAGTGCCGCAGTCCATGACCAACTCTGTGCCAAAACCAG ACTTGGAAATGGAGAGTGTAATACAGGACAGTGCATGGGTGGCCGACCCGCTAAACCACTACAGCCTAAGTTCAG TATCTAAGAAGCACGGGAAGCTGATCACCTTCTTGCGGTCCTTCATGAAGTCCAGGCCCACCAAACAGAAGCTGAAGCAGAGGGGCATCCTCCGGGAGAGGGTGTTTGGGTGCGACCTGGGAGAGCACCTGCTCAACTCAGGACATGATG TGCCCCAAGTCCTCAAGAGCTGCACCGAATTCATCGAGAAACACGGCGTGGTGGACGGCATCTACCGCCTCTCTGGGATCGCCTCAAATATCCAGAAATTGCG GCATGAGTTTGACTCTGAACAGATCCCTGACCTGACCAAAGATGTTTACATCCAGGACATCCATTGCGTTGGTTCGCTGTGTAAGCTCTACTTCAGAGAGCTGCCCAACCCCCTGCTCACCTACCAGCTCTATGAGAAATTCTCG GAGGCTGTATCAGCAGCAACGGACGAAGAACGACTCATCAAAATTCATGATGTCATCCAACAGCTTCCTCCGCCGCATTACAG GACCCTGGAGTTCCTCATGAGACACCTTTCCCGCCTGGCAGCGTTCAGCTACATCACCAACATGCACAGCAAGAACCTAGCCATCGTCTGGGCCCCCAACCTGCTGAG GTCAAAACAGATTGAATCTGCATGCTTCAGCGGCACAGCAGCCTTCATGGAAGTCAGAATCCAATCAGTGGTAGTGGAGTTTATCCTCAACCACGTTGATGTTCTCTTTAGCACTAAACTCAGCACGCTAATACGAGAGGGAGCAG GTCACAACTCATTGTCACGGCCCAAGTCCCTGCTGGTTTCATCGCCTTCCACTAAACTTCTGAGTCTGGAGGAGGCCCAGGCCAGGACTCAGGCTCAGATCAATTCTCCAGTCACTGAAGACAGCAAGTACATTGAGGTGGGCGAAGGTCCAGCTGCTCTGCAGGGAAAATTCCACACAGTCATCGAGTTTCCCACTGAGAG GAAGAGACCTCCTATTAAATCCAAGAAGTCTCCTGTCGGTAGTTGGCGTTCCTTTTTCAATCTGGGCAAGTCTTCGTCCATGTCCAAACGCAAGCTGCACCGCAATCCCAGTGAACCTAATGAACTAAAAGCTATGGCTCTTGCTG GAGGCAGAGGAGACACAGCAACATTAAGATCAGCCAAAAGTGAGGAGTCACTGAGTTCCCTGCATAATGTGGAAG GAGAGTCCAAGGTGTACCGTCCTCGGAGACCACGTTCCAGCAGTGACGCCCTCTCAGCGTCCTTTAATGGCGAGCTTTTGGATAGCCGGCAGCACTGCAACTCCTACGACAACCTGGACGCCACAGAGGACAGTGATGGAGATGATGGGCCCATCTGTGTGCCCGCTCTTATCTCACCTCCGCGTTCAGCAGGGGAAGATGTGGACCTCAGCCCACCAGACATTGGTATGGCCTCTTTGGACTTTGACCCAATGTCTTTCCAATGCAGCCTCCCAGACACCGCTTATGCCTTCCCCTTAAATGACTCACCAGCTGGGGCAGAGGGCTCCACAATAAAGAGGAGCCCCAGCAGCATGTGTGGCAAAACCAATGGTTCTGACCTcatctctgcctccttcctGGGCAGCTTGACCTCCCACTTGTCAGACTTTAGCCTGGCTGCTGGAGAGAATACAGAAAGCAAGAAACTGACCACTTCCTATTCTTACACTGATAAACCCACACAGGCTGTGTCACCTATTAAATGTGGAAAGACTACTAGTTTGACACCTTTTGCCACTTCAGAGCTTTTCTCTACTGAAACGTCTGACAAGAATACAGCTGGACAGGCTGTACCACCACAGCCATTATCGCCTCCTTTAATACCCAAGGACAGCCCTCCTCTGATGGGCAGTGTGCTGCTAAGGGTAGCCGAGCCGTCACTAAGTGAGGCGTTCCAAATGGAGTTGCACTCGAAGCTGGCAGTCTTTGACAGTGTGGATAGTCGAGAGCTGAAGGGAGAGGACGGTGTACAGCAGGTACCAGCTGCCAGCAGCCAAGAGCATCAAG GACTCATAGATCTGGACTCTTCAAAGGACCTTGCCCCTCGTTCCCTCAAATGTACAGCTCCCGCTGCcgcccctcctcctcccccacctaAAAATGCTGCCCGTATGTTGGCTCTGGCCCTCACCGAGTCTGCCCAGCAGGTGTCTATCCAGTCCCAGTCCTTTGAACTACCAACACCAGGGTCCCCTCCTCAGTCACTGGAGGCCTCTAACATCCAGGACCTGCCGCATTCAGTGGTCCAACATTCATCCAAAGAGGGAGCAGAAAGAGGAGGTTCTCCGCCACCAAACAGTACTGTCATCACAGCCTCATCTTATCCTTTGCCTTCCAGTGCTCAAGTCAAACTGCAGCATCTAGGATTAACCAGCACAATTACAAAGCCATTAGACAGTGCCAAGTCCTCTACAAGTATACCTGGAACACAGTTGGACACAGAGTCCTCCCCACCTgccactcctcttcacaagTCTATGCTTTCCACTTCAGCCAGTCAGACATTTCCAACCAGGAAAAGTCCAGAAAGGCAACAGGCTGTTGCCACACAGGTTTCACTCTATTGTAGCTCTTCCAGCACCACTCCAGCCACCACCCCCAGTGGCAGCTGTAAAGACTCTGGAGTTTTATCACAGCCTATCACTGAG gTCAAACCAGAAGAGACTGTTCTGTCCCCCATTCTTCCAAAACCATCAGAACAGCTGCCTCCAACAGTCCAAAAGCCCCAAAAGCAGACTGTCTCGTTGCcccaacatcaaacacaaactcagCATCAGGGCCAACCTCAGACCCAGtctcagcagcagccacagtgtCACATTCAGTCTCATACACCCAACTTCCAACCCCAAACTCAGATGCTCTCAAAGGCCAGCGCAAGAGTGGCCCCCACATCTGTTGAGCCTGTTGAAAAGCCTTGGGAGGCCATTAAGCCGGTACAGCCCTGCACAGAGTCTGCAAAGCACTACGACTCATACACACCAAAACCCCCAGCCCCTCCTGTTCGCACCATTGAGAGCAAACTAGCCACTGCAGCACTCAGCCAAAGTGAAGCCTCCTATCATATGCTGGGTGAGGACTCCGAACCTTGCCATCTGGAGGATACTCTGCCTCACCATCCCCTTTCTCCTCGTAAATCTTCCACGCACCAGCCACCCTACCCATACCATGCTAAAGGAGAGCCAGTTTTAATTGAACCTCCAGGAGCTGCATACTACCACCAAAGGCCCGTCCCTGTAGGTCCACAGTCCATACCACACCACTATCGGCCAGACAGCGTCCCCCCACACCTCTCCTTTGTATCCAAGTCTGAGCCACAGATACCTTACAGTGCCCGAGTAGACAACAGATACAGCACTTTAGGCCCTAGGTCCTACCACCACTCCATAAAGTCCAGAGGAAACCCCCGGAGTGTGTACATGTCCCCAGGTCCAGGGCATCAGGGTTACAGCCATGATAGGACCCATGGCTATCCCACCATCCGTAGAGTACACTCGCTCCATGTTCCTTCCACTATACGCTCAGTGCCAATCCAGAGGACTGAAGTTCCTCCTGATGACGACTTGTTCTTCTACCACAGGCCTGTTTATCAGTGCAAAGCCTACCAGCAGCCCCCGCAGCAGTCCTCACAAGCCGACTACCATGTCACTCAGCTGCAGCCTTACTTTGAGAATGGACGGGTCCAGTATCGCTACAGTCCGTACTCCGGTTCAAGCCCTTTGGAGGCTTCTTACTATGACATTGACCCCTATGGATCCATTCGAGTTCGGCACTTACACACTTATGGAAACCGAGATCCAGGAGTGATTGCTGGTCGATCTGGTGGAAAGGCAACTGGGTACCATTACCTTGCCCGCCATGTTCTCCCACCTGGGAAGGAGCACAGCTTTGTGAGCAGGGACATGCCCCCTAGCCATGGgacaaaggaagctgctgctgcttaccTTGCTTGGGACTCTGAGGAGGCAGAAAGGCTCCGCATTCACTCCATCCGCAGGGAGAGCAGGGCCAGACAGAAAATTAAAGGCCCTGTCCTCTCTCAGTATGACAACGTCGGCTTGTTTGCACCAGCAGATATATCGGGCTATGAAACCCTACACCTGCGCAGTAAATCTGACCCAGGTAAAGCTGTTCTGATAGCAACCGAGGGCAAAGATGGGCGCTACCTCCCTAGACACATGGTATCAGACCCCGATGTCATCATGTACATGGAGACTGACAAGCATCTCCAGGGCAGTGTAGTAAGTGACAAGTCGGATGGATTTGCAAAGCAAAGCACTTCCAAAAAATGCCAATCCTCTCACTCCCTTCCCACTACGCTGAGCCACAGTCTCTCCCATCAGCTTGAGAGTGGCCGACCCGAGGCCAAGTACGAGACTGGAGATGACAAGGTAGGTGGAGACGGAAGCAGGTCTAAACACTGGCAGCAGGAGTATTCGAACAAGAGGAACTTTCAACCACGGTACGattgtcctgattctgatcaCCATCagaataaactgaaaacatcaagCGGCTACCATGGTGCAGATgagcagccatcagctcccaggGAACAAAACACCCGCTCTAAACCGGAGCGATCACACAGCGTCCgagagcagcagcactacaACCAGGGCAAACTTGACCTAGACAGAGACTACTCGCATCAGAAACAGAGCACTAAAACCGTGCAGTCCCACTATGATAACTTGGATGATTACCACCCAGTACCTCAGCCTCAGGCCCCTGTTCAAAAACGTGGAGGCTCAGGCTCCTATCCCACCCCAGGATTCACAGTGAGCCAGAGCAACAGAGCATACTCCACAGCACTGGGCCAAGGAGCCTTTATCCAGACTGACCTCGCCATGCAGAGGCCAGAGACGGAACTACGTACAGAATGA